The Zalophus californianus isolate mZalCal1 chromosome 8, mZalCal1.pri.v2, whole genome shotgun sequence genome has a segment encoding these proteins:
- the PRND gene encoding prion-like protein doppel isoform X1 — protein sequence MWGGRVRAGFRFCDPDTMGKHLGRCWLAIVCVLLFSQLSAVKARGIKHRIKWNRKALPSTSQVTEAHTAEIRPGAFIRQGRKLDIDLGAEANRYYEANYWQFPDGVHYNGCSEANVTKEKFVSGCINATQAANPEELSREKQDNKLYQRVLWRLIRELCSVKHCDFWLERGAGLRVRVDLPMLLCLLVFIWLIVK from the exons ATGTGGGGAGGCAGAGTTCGCGCTGGATTCCGTTTCTGTG ATCCCGACACAATGGGGAAACATCTGGGCAGATGCTGGTTGGCCATCGTCTGTGTCCTGCTGTTCAGCCAGCTCTCGGCAGTCAAGGCGAGAGGCATAAAGCACAGAATCAAGTGGAACAGGAAAGCCTTGCCCAGCACCTCCCAGGTCACGGAGGCGCACACGGCTGAGATCCGCCCCGGGGCGTTCATCAGGCAAGGCCGGAAGCTGGATATCGACCTGGGAGCCGAGGCCAACAGGTACTACGAAGCCAACTACTGGCAGTTCCCCGACGGGGTCCACTACAACGGCTGCTCGGAGGCCAACGTGACCAAGGAGAAGTTTGTGAGCGGCTGCATCAATGCCACGCAGGCGGCCAACCCAGAGGAGCTGTCCCGTGAGAAACAGGACAACAAGCTGTACCAGCGGGTCCTGTGGCGGCTGATCAGGGAGCTCTGTTCAGTCAAGCACTGCGATTTTTGGTTGGAGAGGGGCGCGGGACTTCGGGTCCGCGTCGACCTGCCcatgctgctctgcctgctggtTTTCATTTGGTTGATCGTGAAATAA
- the PRND gene encoding prion-like protein doppel isoform X2 yields MGKHLGRCWLAIVCVLLFSQLSAVKARGIKHRIKWNRKALPSTSQVTEAHTAEIRPGAFIRQGRKLDIDLGAEANRYYEANYWQFPDGVHYNGCSEANVTKEKFVSGCINATQAANPEELSREKQDNKLYQRVLWRLIRELCSVKHCDFWLERGAGLRVRVDLPMLLCLLVFIWLIVK; encoded by the coding sequence ATGGGGAAACATCTGGGCAGATGCTGGTTGGCCATCGTCTGTGTCCTGCTGTTCAGCCAGCTCTCGGCAGTCAAGGCGAGAGGCATAAAGCACAGAATCAAGTGGAACAGGAAAGCCTTGCCCAGCACCTCCCAGGTCACGGAGGCGCACACGGCTGAGATCCGCCCCGGGGCGTTCATCAGGCAAGGCCGGAAGCTGGATATCGACCTGGGAGCCGAGGCCAACAGGTACTACGAAGCCAACTACTGGCAGTTCCCCGACGGGGTCCACTACAACGGCTGCTCGGAGGCCAACGTGACCAAGGAGAAGTTTGTGAGCGGCTGCATCAATGCCACGCAGGCGGCCAACCCAGAGGAGCTGTCCCGTGAGAAACAGGACAACAAGCTGTACCAGCGGGTCCTGTGGCGGCTGATCAGGGAGCTCTGTTCAGTCAAGCACTGCGATTTTTGGTTGGAGAGGGGCGCGGGACTTCGGGTCCGCGTCGACCTGCCcatgctgctctgcctgctggtTTTCATTTGGTTGATCGTGAAATAA